In Malus sylvestris chromosome 15, drMalSylv7.2, whole genome shotgun sequence, a single genomic region encodes these proteins:
- the LOC126602557 gene encoding cryptochrome-1-like isoform X2, with product MSGGGCSVVWFRRDLRVEDNPALAAAVRAGGVVCVFIWAPDEEGPYYPGRVSRWWLKHSLAHLDSSLKSLGASLITKRSTDSVSSLLEVVVSTGATQLFFNHLYDPISLVRDHRAKEVLTAQGIAVRSFNADLLYEPWDVIDVHGRPFTTFDAFWGRCLSMPYDPDAPLLPPKRIISGDASRSPSDILVFEDESEKGSNALLARAWSPGWSNADKALTTFINGPLLDYSNNRRKADGATTSLLSPHLHFGEVSVRKAFHLARMKQVVWANEGNKAGEESVNLFLKSIGLREYSRYISFNHPYSHERPLLGHLKFFPWVLDQNYFKAWRQGRTGYPLVDAGMRELWATGWLHDRIRVVVSSFFVKVLQLPWRWGMKYFWDTLLDADLESDALGWQYISGTLPDGREFDRIDNPQFEGYKFDPNGEYVRKWLPELARLPTEWIHHPWNAPESVLQAAGIELGSNYPLPIVGIDAAKTRLQEALSEMWQHEAASRAAVENGTEEGLGDSSESVPIAFSQDIQMEENNEPARNNPPGTRKYEDQMVPSITTSLVRAEEEETSLELQNLTEETRAEVPTDLIVNQEPRRDILNQGFFQTIHNNALPQSNAAIGLQHAVEDSTAESSSSTRRERDGGVVPVWSPSSSSYSEQFGSEDNGIGTSSYLQRHPQSHQIMNWRRLSQTG from the exons ATGTCAGGTGGTGGTTGCAGTGTGGTTTGGTTCAGGAGAGATCTGAGGGTTGAAGATAACCCAGCTTTGGCAGCTGCAGTGAGAGCAGGAGGTGTGGTTTGTGTCTTCATCTGGGCTCCTGATGAAGAAGGCCCTTATTATCCTGGAAGGGTGTCAAGATGGTGGCTTAAACACAGCTTGGCTCATCTGGATTCCTCCCTAAAAAGTCTGGGTGCTTCTCTCATCACCAAAAGATCCACTGACAGTGTTTCTTCTCTCCTTGAAGTTGTTGTTTCCACTGGTGCCACTCAGCTTTTCTTCAACCACTTATATG ATCCTATATCACTGGTTAGGGATCACAGGGCCAAGGAGGTTTTAACTGCTCAAGGCATAGCTGTGCGTTCCTTTAATGCGGATTTGCTCTACGAACCATGGGATGTTATTGATGTCCATGGTCGGCCGTTCACAACCTTCGATGCCTTTTGGGGAAGATGCCTTAGCATGCCATATGATCCGGATGCACCACTTCTTCCCCCTAAGAGAATTATTTCAG GTGATGCATCAAGGTCTCCTTCTGATATATTGGTTTTTGAAGATGAATCCGAGAAGGGAAGTAATGCACTTCTTGCTCGAGCATGGTCACCTGGGTGGAGTAATGCTGATAAGGCTCTGACTACATTTATAAATGGACCCTTACTTGATTACTCTAATAACCGCAGAAAGGCTGATGGCGCTACAACATCTTTACTTTCTCCCCATTTGCATTTCGGGGAGGTGAGTGTGAGAAAGGCATTTCATCTTGCTCGTATGAAGCAGGTTGTTTGGGCCAATGAAGGCAACAAGGCTGGTGAAGAGAGTGTAAACTTGTTTCTGAAGTCTATTGGTCTTCGGGAATATTCAAGATACATTAGTTTTAATCATCCTTACAGTCATGAAAGACCTCTTCTTGGGCACCTAAAGTTCTTCCCCTGGGTATTAGATCAAAACTATTTCAAGGCATGGAGACAAGGTAGAACTGGCTATCCATTGGTGGATGCGGGCATGAGAGAGTTGTGGGCCACTGGTTGGCTACATGATCGAATACGAGTAGTAGTTTCTAGTTTCTTCGTAAAGGTTCTGCAACTTCCATGGAGATGGGGGATGAAGTATTTCTGGGATACACTCTTAGATGCTGATCTTGAAAGCGATGCTCTTGGTTGGCAGTATATATCTGGTACTTTACCTGATGGTCGTGAATTTGACCGCATAGATAATCCACAG TTTGAGGGTTACAAATTTGATCCAAATGGAGAATATGTGCGGAAGTGGCTTCCTGAACTTGCTAGGCTACCAACGGAATGGATACACCACCCGTGGAATGCACCAGAATCTGTTCTACAAGCAGCTGGAATTGAATTAGGATCGAATTACCCTCTACCTATTGTAGGAATAGATGCAGCGAAAACCCGGTTGCAAGAAGCTTTATCAGAGATGTGGCAGCACGAAGCTGCTTCAAGAGCCGCTGTTGAAAATGGGACTGAAGAAGGACTTGGAGACTCCTCGGAATCAGTACCAATTGCCTTTTCTCAAGACATACAAATGGAGGAAAATAATGAACCTGCAAGGAACAACCCTCCTGGCACTCGGAAGTATGAGGATCAAATGGTCCCAAGCATTACTACTTCGTTGGTTAGAGCTGAAGAGGAAGAAACTTCTTTGGAACTTCAAAATTTGACAGAAGAAACCAGAGCGGAAGTGCCTACAGACTTAATTGTGAATCAGGAACCAAGAAGAGACATATTAAACCAGGGGTTTTTTCAGACTATTCATAACAATGCTCTTCCACAATCCAATGCTGCAATAGGGCTACAACACGCTGTTGAAGATTCGACTGCAGAATCTTCCAGTAGCACTAGGCGAGAGAGGGATGGAGGTGTAGTTCCAGTTTGGTCTCCTTCAAGTTCTAGCTACTCGGAGCAGTTTGGGAGTGAAGACAATGGCATTGGAACAAGTTCGTACTTGCAGAGACATCCTCAGTCTCACCAAATAATGAATTGGAGGCGGCTATCTCAAACTGG TTAA
- the LOC126602557 gene encoding cryptochrome-1-like isoform X3: MSGGGCSVVWFRRDLRVEDNPALAAAVRAGGVVCVFIWAPDEEGPYYPGRVSRWWLKHSLAHLDSSLKSLGASLITKRSTDSVSSLLEVVVSTGATQLFFNHLYDPISLVRDHRAKEVLTAQGIAVRSFNADLLYEPWDVIDVHGRPFTTFDAFWGRCLSMPYDPDAPLLPPKRIISGDASRSPSDILVFEDESEKGSNALLARAWSPGWSNADKALTTFINGPLLDYSNNRRKADGATTSLLSPHLHFGEVSVRKAFHLARMKQVVWANEGNKAGEESVNLFLKSIGLREYSRYISFNHPYSHERPLLGHLKFFPWVLDQNYFKAWRQGRTGYPLVDAGMRELWATGWLHDRIRVVVSSFFVKVLQLPWRWGMKYFWDTLLDADLESDALGWQYISGTLPDGREFDRIDNPQFEGYKFDPNGEYVRKWLPELARLPTEWIHHPWNAPESVLQAAGIELGSNYPLPIVGIDAAKTRLQEALSEMWQHEAASRAAVENGTEEGLGDSSESVPIAFSQDIQMEENNEPARNNPPGTRKYEDQMVPSITTSLVRAEEEETSLELQNLTEETRAEVPTDLIVNQEPRRDILNQGFFQTIHNNALPQSNAAIGLQHAVEDSTAESSSSTRRERDGGVVPVWSPSSSSYSEQFGSEDNGIGTSSYLQRHPQSHQIMNWRRLSQTG; this comes from the exons ATGTCAGGTGGTGGTTGCAGTGTGGTTTGGTTCAGGAGAGATCTGAGGGTTGAAGATAACCCAGCTTTGGCAGCTGCAGTGAGAGCAGGAGGTGTGGTTTGTGTCTTCATCTGGGCTCCTGATGAAGAAGGCCCTTATTATCCTGGAAGGGTGTCAAGATGGTGGCTTAAACACAGCTTGGCTCATCTGGATTCCTCCCTAAAAAGTCTGGGTGCTTCTCTCATCACCAAAAGATCCACTGACAGTGTTTCTTCTCTCCTTGAAGTTGTTGTTTCCACTGGTGCCACTCAGCTTTTCTTCAACCACTTATATG ATCCTATATCACTGGTTAGGGATCACAGGGCCAAGGAGGTTTTAACTGCTCAAGGCATAGCTGTGCGTTCCTTTAATGCGGATTTGCTCTACGAACCATGGGATGTTATTGATGTCCATGGTCGGCCGTTCACAACCTTCGATGCCTTTTGGGGAAGATGCCTTAGCATGCCATATGATCCGGATGCACCACTTCTTCCCCCTAAGAGAATTATTTCAG GTGATGCATCAAGGTCTCCTTCTGATATATTGGTTTTTGAAGATGAATCCGAGAAGGGAAGTAATGCACTTCTTGCTCGAGCATGGTCACCTGGGTGGAGTAATGCTGATAAGGCTCTGACTACATTTATAAATGGACCCTTACTTGATTACTCTAATAACCGCAGAAAGGCTGATGGCGCTACAACATCTTTACTTTCTCCCCATTTGCATTTCGGGGAGGTGAGTGTGAGAAAGGCATTTCATCTTGCTCGTATGAAGCAGGTTGTTTGGGCCAATGAAGGCAACAAGGCTGGTGAAGAGAGTGTAAACTTGTTTCTGAAGTCTATTGGTCTTCGGGAATATTCAAGATACATTAGTTTTAATCATCCTTACAGTCATGAAAGACCTCTTCTTGGGCACCTAAAGTTCTTCCCCTGGGTATTAGATCAAAACTATTTCAAGGCATGGAGACAAGGTAGAACTGGCTATCCATTGGTGGATGCGGGCATGAGAGAGTTGTGGGCCACTGGTTGGCTACATGATCGAATACGAGTAGTAGTTTCTAGTTTCTTCGTAAAGGTTCTGCAACTTCCATGGAGATGGGGGATGAAGTATTTCTGGGATACACTCTTAGATGCTGATCTTGAAAGCGATGCTCTTGGTTGGCAGTATATATCTGGTACTTTACCTGATGGTCGTGAATTTGACCGCATAGATAATCCACAG TTTGAGGGTTACAAATTTGATCCAAATGGAGAATATGTGCGGAAGTGGCTTCCTGAACTTGCTAGGCTACCAACGGAATGGATACACCACCCGTGGAATGCACCAGAATCTGTTCTACAAGCAGCTGGAATTGAATTAGGATCGAATTACCCTCTACCTATTGTAGGAATAGATGCAGCGAAAACCCGGTTGCAAGAAGCTTTATCAGAGATGTGGCAGCACGAAGCTGCTTCAAGAGCCGCTGTTGAAAATGGGACTGAAGAAGGACTTGGAGACTCCTCGGAATCAGTACCAATTGCCTTTTCTCAAGACATACAAATGGAGGAAAATAATGAACCTGCAAGGAACAACCCTCCTGGCACTCGGAAGTATGAGGATCAAATGGTCCCAAGCATTACTACTTCGTTGGTTAGAGCTGAAGAGGAAGAAACTTCTTTGGAACTTCAAAATTTGACAGAAGAAACCAGAGCGGAAGTGCCTACAGACTTAATTGTGAATCAGGAACCAAGAAGAGACATATTAAACCAGGGGTTTTTTCAGACTATTCATAACAATGCTCTTCCACAATCCAATGCTGCAATAGGGCTACAACACGCTGTTGAAGATTCGACTGCAGAATCTTCCAGTAGCACTAGGCGAGAGAGGGATGGAGGTGTAGTTCCAGTTTGGTCTCCTTCAAGTTCTAGCTACTCGGAGCAGTTTGGGAGTGAAGACAATGGCATTGGAACAAGTTCGTACTTGCAGAGACATCCTCAGTCTCACCAAATAATGAATTGGAGGCGGCTATCTCAAACTGGGTAA
- the LOC126602557 gene encoding cryptochrome-1-like isoform X1 — protein sequence MSGGGCSVVWFRRDLRVEDNPALAAAVRAGGVVCVFIWAPDEEGPYYPGRVSRWWLKHSLAHLDSSLKSLGASLITKRSTDSVSSLLEVVVSTGATQLFFNHLYDPISLVRDHRAKEVLTAQGIAVRSFNADLLYEPWDVIDVHGRPFTTFDAFWGRCLSMPYDPDAPLLPPKRIISGDASRSPSDILVFEDESEKGSNALLARAWSPGWSNADKALTTFINGPLLDYSNNRRKADGATTSLLSPHLHFGEVSVRKAFHLARMKQVVWANEGNKAGEESVNLFLKSIGLREYSRYISFNHPYSHERPLLGHLKFFPWVLDQNYFKAWRQGRTGYPLVDAGMRELWATGWLHDRIRVVVSSFFVKVLQLPWRWGMKYFWDTLLDADLESDALGWQYISGTLPDGREFDRIDNPQFEGYKFDPNGEYVRKWLPELARLPTEWIHHPWNAPESVLQAAGIELGSNYPLPIVGIDAAKTRLQEALSEMWQHEAASRAAVENGTEEGLGDSSESVPIAFSQDIQMEENNEPARNNPPGTRKYEDQMVPSITTSLVRAEEEETSLELQNLTEETRAEVPTDLIVNQEPRRDILNQGFFQTIHNNALPQSNAAIGLQHAVEDSTAESSSSTRRERDGGVVPVWSPSSSSYSEQFGSEDNGIGTSSYLQRHPQSHQIMNWRRLSQTG from the exons ATGTCAGGTGGTGGTTGCAGTGTGGTTTGGTTCAGGAGAGATCTGAGGGTTGAAGATAACCCAGCTTTGGCAGCTGCAGTGAGAGCAGGAGGTGTGGTTTGTGTCTTCATCTGGGCTCCTGATGAAGAAGGCCCTTATTATCCTGGAAGGGTGTCAAGATGGTGGCTTAAACACAGCTTGGCTCATCTGGATTCCTCCCTAAAAAGTCTGGGTGCTTCTCTCATCACCAAAAGATCCACTGACAGTGTTTCTTCTCTCCTTGAAGTTGTTGTTTCCACTGGTGCCACTCAGCTTTTCTTCAACCACTTATATG ATCCTATATCACTGGTTAGGGATCACAGGGCCAAGGAGGTTTTAACTGCTCAAGGCATAGCTGTGCGTTCCTTTAATGCGGATTTGCTCTACGAACCATGGGATGTTATTGATGTCCATGGTCGGCCGTTCACAACCTTCGATGCCTTTTGGGGAAGATGCCTTAGCATGCCATATGATCCGGATGCACCACTTCTTCCCCCTAAGAGAATTATTTCAG GTGATGCATCAAGGTCTCCTTCTGATATATTGGTTTTTGAAGATGAATCCGAGAAGGGAAGTAATGCACTTCTTGCTCGAGCATGGTCACCTGGGTGGAGTAATGCTGATAAGGCTCTGACTACATTTATAAATGGACCCTTACTTGATTACTCTAATAACCGCAGAAAGGCTGATGGCGCTACAACATCTTTACTTTCTCCCCATTTGCATTTCGGGGAGGTGAGTGTGAGAAAGGCATTTCATCTTGCTCGTATGAAGCAGGTTGTTTGGGCCAATGAAGGCAACAAGGCTGGTGAAGAGAGTGTAAACTTGTTTCTGAAGTCTATTGGTCTTCGGGAATATTCAAGATACATTAGTTTTAATCATCCTTACAGTCATGAAAGACCTCTTCTTGGGCACCTAAAGTTCTTCCCCTGGGTATTAGATCAAAACTATTTCAAGGCATGGAGACAAGGTAGAACTGGCTATCCATTGGTGGATGCGGGCATGAGAGAGTTGTGGGCCACTGGTTGGCTACATGATCGAATACGAGTAGTAGTTTCTAGTTTCTTCGTAAAGGTTCTGCAACTTCCATGGAGATGGGGGATGAAGTATTTCTGGGATACACTCTTAGATGCTGATCTTGAAAGCGATGCTCTTGGTTGGCAGTATATATCTGGTACTTTACCTGATGGTCGTGAATTTGACCGCATAGATAATCCACAG TTTGAGGGTTACAAATTTGATCCAAATGGAGAATATGTGCGGAAGTGGCTTCCTGAACTTGCTAGGCTACCAACGGAATGGATACACCACCCGTGGAATGCACCAGAATCTGTTCTACAAGCAGCTGGAATTGAATTAGGATCGAATTACCCTCTACCTATTGTAGGAATAGATGCAGCGAAAACCCGGTTGCAAGAAGCTTTATCAGAGATGTGGCAGCACGAAGCTGCTTCAAGAGCCGCTGTTGAAAATGGGACTGAAGAAGGACTTGGAGACTCCTCGGAATCAGTACCAATTGCCTTTTCTCAAGACATACAAATGGAGGAAAATAATGAACCTGCAAGGAACAACCCTCCTGGCACTCGGAAGTATGAGGATCAAATGGTCCCAAGCATTACTACTTCGTTGGTTAGAGCTGAAGAGGAAGAAACTTCTTTGGAACTTCAAAATTTGACAGAAGAAACCAGAGCGGAAGTGCCTACAGACTTAATTGTGAATCAGGAACCAAGAAGAGACATATTAAACCAGGGGTTTTTTCAGACTATTCATAACAATGCTCTTCCACAATCCAATGCTGCAATAGGGCTACAACACGCTGTTGAAGATTCGACTGCAGAATCTTCCAGTAGCACTAGGCGAGAGAGGGATGGAGGTGTAGTTCCAGTTTGGTCTCCTTCAAGTTCTAGCTACTCGGAGCAGTTTGGGAGTGAAGACAATGGCATTGGAACAAGTTCGTACTTGCAGAGACATCCTCAGTCTCACCAAATAATGAATTGGAGGCGGCTATCTCAAACTGG GTGA